A stretch of the Streptomyces sp. NBC_01428 genome encodes the following:
- a CDS encoding GntR family transcriptional regulator produces the protein MVAYRIDRRSGVATYVQIVQQTKQALRLGLLEPGDKLPTAREVVEATAINPNTVLKAYRELEREGLVEARRGLGTFVRRTLGAAPADSPLGEELDAWARDARAAGLDREDVAALFTSVLDAHFPKGDQ, from the coding sequence GTGGTCGCGTACCGCATCGACCGACGCAGCGGCGTCGCCACCTACGTCCAGATCGTCCAGCAGACGAAGCAGGCGCTGCGCCTCGGCCTCCTCGAACCCGGCGACAAGCTCCCCACAGCCCGCGAGGTCGTCGAAGCCACCGCCATCAACCCGAACACCGTCCTGAAGGCCTACCGCGAGCTGGAGCGCGAAGGCCTGGTCGAGGCCCGGCGCGGCCTCGGCACCTTCGTCCGCAGAACGCTCGGCGCCGCCCCGGCCGACTCGCCCCTCGGCGAGGAACTCGACGCCTGGGCGCGCGACGCCCGCGCGGCGGGCCTGGACCGCGAGGACGTGGCCGCGCTGTTCACCTCCGTACTGGACGCACACTTCCCGAAGGGGGACCAGTGA
- a CDS encoding RNA polymerase sigma factor codes for MRETRSDGELLRAIAADRERRAFEELYRRYAPWLRARLRGRCADPGIVDDVVQETFLAVWHGSARYREEGDPAGWLWRIGSRRLVDSLRGDGARGRLRGALARLRHRDEVSAEERVLAGVEHGDLAGALTRLSPELRAVLQATVIDGLSTREAAVLLGIPPGTVKTRALRARKQLREALA; via the coding sequence GTGAGGGAAACGAGAAGCGACGGAGAGCTGCTGCGGGCCATCGCGGCGGACAGGGAGCGTCGCGCCTTCGAGGAGCTGTACCGGCGGTATGCGCCGTGGCTGAGAGCGCGGCTGCGCGGCCGGTGCGCCGACCCCGGGATCGTCGACGACGTCGTTCAGGAGACCTTCCTCGCGGTCTGGCACGGCTCCGCCCGCTACCGCGAGGAGGGCGACCCGGCCGGCTGGCTGTGGCGCATCGGCTCGCGGCGGCTCGTCGATTCCCTGCGGGGGGACGGCGCGCGCGGCAGGCTGCGCGGCGCGCTGGCCCGGCTCCGGCACCGCGACGAGGTCTCGGCGGAGGAGCGTGTGCTGGCCGGCGTCGAACACGGCGACCTGGCGGGCGCGCTGACCAGGCTCTCGCCCGAACTCCGGGCGGTGCTCCAGGCCACGGTGATCGACGGGCTCAGCACCCGGGAAGCGGCCGTCCTGCTCGGCATCCCGCCGGGCACGGTCAAGACGCGGGCACTGCGTGCGCGCAAGCAGTTGCGGGAGGCCTTGGCATGA